The Rhododendron vialii isolate Sample 1 chromosome 8a, ASM3025357v1 genome has a window encoding:
- the LOC131335084 gene encoding berberine bridge enzyme-like 15: MPVELSNRRENNMGISNCGFLTLVFLLCISTQSAISELAPNNFLECFHSQTNHSVSNSSSNVIFTTNSSSYTSVLQSSAQNLRFVTASTPKPQLIIRPLHESHIQAAVICSRKNSINIRIRSGGHDYEGLSYYASNIPFIIVDLANLRSIKIDVENKTAWVESGATLGELYHAIAEESNIYGFPAGSCSTMGVGGHLAGGGFGTIFRKYGLAADNVIDARIVDVNGRIIDRKSMGEELFWAIRGGGGASFGIIFAWKIKLVPVPSIVTVFTIHKTLEPGATKLLQTWQLVADKLSDTLFLDVVIAGKSNNKIAVSFRALFLGVSEELLTTMEKSFPELGVERKDCTEMSWIQSVLHFADFSTRESYDVLLNRTNRYQSSFKAKSDYVKEPISEKGLEGLWKILGEEKRGYMIWTPYGGRMSEFSEFEIPFPHRSGNLYLIQYMVTWKAEEETEEHVNWIRRLYEYMTPFVSKNPRSAYLNYRDLDLGINRNENESYGQASVWGLKYFNSNFKRLAQIKAEVDPSDFFWYEQSIPLFLSLEKMEK; this comes from the coding sequence ATGCCAGTAGAATTATCCAATCGCAGAGAGAACAATATGGGAATTTCTAATTGTGGCTTTCTCACTTTAGTTTTCCTCCTCTGTATCTCAACTCAATCAGCAATTTCAGAGTTAGCTCCCAATAACTTTCTCGAATGCTTTCACTCCCAAACAAATCATTCCGTCTCCAATTCCTCTTCTAACGTAATTTTCACTACAAACAGCTCCTCGTACACCTCCGTCTTGCAATCTTCAGCTCAAAACCTCCGGTTCGTGACTGCTTCCACACCAAAACCCCAACTCATTATTCGGCCACTTCACGAATCCCACATTCAAGCAGCTGTCATTTGTTCCAGAAAAAACAGCATTAACATACGAATCCGAAGTGGGGGCCACGACTACGAGGGCCTTTCTTATTATGCATCCAACATCCCGTTCATCATCGTCGACCTTGCCAATCTCCGGTCCATTAAAATCGATGTGGAAAACAAGACCGCTTGGGTCGAATCAGGCGCAACACTAGGTGAATTGTACCATGCAATTGCTGAAGAAAGCAACATTTACGGTTTTCCAGCCGGTTCTTGCTCCACGATGGGCGTTGGAGGGCACTTGGCTGGCGGAGGATTCGGTACCATTTTCAGAAAATATGGCCTTGCCGCAGATAATGTCATTGATGCTCGAATAGTAGATGTAAACGGAAGGATAATCGATAGGAAGTCAATGGGGGAAGAACTTTTTTGGGCTAttagaggtggaggaggagcgAGCTTTGGAATCATTTTCGCTTGGAAAATAAAGCTCGTTCCTGTTCCATCAATAGTTACCGTGTTCACTATCCATAAGACATTGGAACCAGGCGCAACAAAGCTCCTACAAACGTGGCAACTCGTAGCAGATAAACTCTCAGACACTCTATTTCTCGATGTTGTAATAGCAGGAAAATCAAATAACAAGATCGCAGTTTCTTTCCGGGCTTTATTTTTGGGAGTAAGTGAGGAACTCCTGACTACGATGGAGAAGAGTTTTCCTGAGCTGGGCGTGGAGCGCAAGGACTGCACCGAGATGAGCTGGATCCAATCGGTCCTTCACTTCGCCGATTTCTCAACCCGGGAATCATATGATGTTTTGCTCAACAGGACTAACCGATACCAGTCCTCTTTCAAGGCGAAATCAGATTACGTGAAGGAACCCATATCGGAAAAAGGATTAGAAGGGCTGTGGAAAATACTtggtgaagaaaaaagaggttATATGATTTGGACCCCTTACGGTGGTAGAATGAGCGAGTTTTCGGAATTTGAGATCCCTTTCCCTCATAGAAGTGGGAATTTGTACCTAATCCAATATATGGTTACTTGGAAAGCCGAGGAGGAAACAGAGGAGCATGTGAATTGGATTAGAAGGCTTTACGAATATATGACACCTTTTGTTTCGAAGAATCCAAGGTCCGCCTATCTTAATTACAGAGATCTTGACTTGGGGATTAATAGGAATGAGAATGAAAGCTATGGACAAGCAAGTGTTTGGGGACTAAAGTATTTCAATAGTAATTTCAAGAGGCTGGCACAAATCAAGGCCGAAGTTGATCCAAGTGACTTCTTTTGGTATGAGCAGAGTATACCATTGTTTCTATCATTAGAGAAAATGGAAAAGTAG